AAAAAAAGCTACACTCTGTAAACTCACGGAATCAAAATTTAACTTTTTATTTTCAAGTTTAGACTTTGGTGTTGAAATTTTGATTTCGCTCAAACAGTACAGAGCGATATAAGGTAGTTACATATTTTTTTTTAGACTGGAAGTATAAATAGTATGAATTCCGCTTTGTCAAAATACTGCTTGAAGGACAAAGAGAATTTGACAGGTCTATTTTATATACAACTGCAATTTTTATAAAATTTTGATTGTACAAGTTTATTTTGGCACATGGTTTGAACGGTTCGCCGCCGCGATTAGTTTTTGCCCAAACAAAAAGTAAGGCCAGCCCCTGTCTGCCGACAGGCAGGCGGTAGGGCAGCGAAAGAATATGTCTTTAGAAACTCTTTGGAAGAAGGGGTATTGGATTAAGATTACTGGCAGTAAAGTTTGTACAAAAGAAATAAGATTGATTTTCGTGTTTTCGGAAATCAATCTTTTTAAAAGCCTAATGATAATAGACGCTAAAAGCCCCGATGATTATATAACAAAAGTGCCCGAAGAACGCATCTCGGCTATGACCAAGCTTAGAAATGTGATTCTAGAAAACATTCCAGAAGGCTTTGAAGAATGTATGAATTATGGCATGATTGGCTATGTGGTGCCGCATTCTGTTTTTCCTTCTGGTTATCACTGCGACCCCAAATTACCGCTCCCTTTTATAAATATTGCTTCGCAAAAGAATTTTATAGCGGTGTATCATAGCGGCATTTATGCTGACCCAAACTTGATGGCTTGGTTTGTAAATGAGTACCCAAAATACAATTCAAGAAAGCTGGACATGGGTAAGTCGTGCATTCGATTTAAGAAACCAGATGAAATACCTTTTGAATTGATAGGGCAGCTAGCTTCAAAAATGACAGTAAATCAGTGGATTGAAATGTATCAAGATAAGATTAGCCAACCAAGCAAAAGAAAAGCCTGATTGGCTAAATCGGAATTTATAAGTCGAGGTTTTCTACAATTATAGCAGAAGCACCACCGCCACCATTACAAATGGCTGCCATCCCGTATTTTGCTTTTTTCTGTTTTAAAACATTCAGAAGCGTAACCACTATTCTGCTTCCAGAATTTCCTAGAGGATGACCTACGGCCAATGCCCCACCGTGGATGTTTACTTTTTCAGGATTCACTTCTAATACTTTCATAAATGCCAAAGGAACTACAGCAAAGGCTTCGTTAACTTCAAAAAAGTCAATATCCGCAATAGTCAAACCTGATTTTGCTAAGACTTTTTTTGCTGCTAAAACTGGAGCGGTTGTGAAAAACATTGGGTCTTGCTCTGCTTCTGCATAGGCTACTATTTTTGCTTGAGCTTTTAATCCTTTGGTTTTAAGAGTTTCGGCATCAGTTAAAATCATGCTGCTGGCTCCATCACTCATTGGGCTAGAGGTGGCCGCGGTAACTGTTCCGTCTTTTGAGAAAGCAGGTCTTAAGGTTCGCATTTTCTCAAAGTTGGCTTTAGAGAATGCTTCGTCTTGTGTTAAGAATTTTGGTTCTCCCTTTCTAGTTGGGATTTCCATAGATATGGCCTCTTCGTTAAAAATGCCATTTTCCCACGCTTCTGCACACCTTTTATATGATTGCTCCGAGAAATCATCTTGCTCTTCTCTTGTTATTTCGTGTTTTTCGGCGGTTTTGTCACCGCAAAGCCCCATTAGGCAATTGTTATAAACATCTGTTAAACCATCTTTACCAAGACCATCTACTAATGTTTTGTCTCCGAAGCCTACACCAAATCTAGCATTGGGTACATAATGAGGAATGTTTGACATACTTTCCATACCACCTGCTATTCCTATACTTACTTCTCCGGCTTTTATTTCATTCGCTAGAATACTGATGGCTTTCATGCCTGAGGCACACACTTTATTTACTGTGGTGGCACATACTGCATCAGGCAATCCTGCTGCTTTTGAAACTTGTCTGGCTGGTGCTTGACCAAGATTGGCTGAGATTACATTTCCAAAAACTATGGTATCAATGTCTTCAGGAGAAACTCCTGATTTTTTTAAAGTAGATTCTACACTCTTTTTGCCAAATTCTATGGCTGAAACTTTGCTAAGAGCTCCGCCATAACTCCCTATGACGGTTCGGCTGCTTCCTAAAATAAATACTTCTTTCATTTTTATTTGTTGATTTCTTATTAGTCTTGTAAAAATAGAGTTTTAAAGTTCTTTTAATATCGTAAAAAGAATTGACTTTTGATTTTCAACCAGCAAAACTGTTTTAGAGTGAAATATAGAAAACTAGGAAAAACGAATATAGAAGTATCAGAAATTAGCCTTGGCACTTGGCAGGTAGGTGGAAAGTGGGGAGAGCCATTTGATTGGGCCTCAGCAGATAGGATTTTAAATGAAGCTGTAGATGGCGGTGTCAACTTTATAGATACTGCAGATGTGTATGGAAATGAGGTAGGTGAAAGTGAAAAGGCGGTTGGCAAATTTGTCAAAAGTAGGTCAGAGAAAATTTATGTAGCCAGTAAGTGTGGTAGACAACTTAACCCGCATAATAATGAAGCTTATAAACCAGCAGCTTTAAGAAAGTTTGTAGAGGATAGTTTGTCTAGAATGGGTTTAGAGACTTTGGATTTGATTCAATTACACTGTCCACCTATAGAGGTTTATTATAGACCAGAAGTTTTTGAGCTTTTTGATAGATTAAAAGACGAAGGTAAAATTCAAAACCTTGGAATAAGTGTTGAAAAGGTAGAAGAGGCATTGAAGGGTATTGAGTTTGAAAATGTCACTACCGTTCAAATTATCTTTAATATGTTCAGACAACGTCCTTCTGAGTTATTCTTTGAGCAGGCGAAAAAGAAAGACATAGGCGTGATAGTAAGAGTGCCTTTGGCAAGTGGTTTATTGACGGGTAAATTTACTAAAGACTCTAGCTTTGGCGAAGGAGACCATAGGCAATTCAACAGAAACGGAGAG
This sequence is a window from Arcticibacterium luteifluviistationis. Protein-coding genes within it:
- a CDS encoding DUF1801 domain-containing protein, coding for MSLETLWKKGYWIKITGSKVCTKEIRLIFVFSEINLFKSLMIIDAKSPDDYITKVPEERISAMTKLRNVILENIPEGFEECMNYGMIGYVVPHSVFPSGYHCDPKLPLPFINIASQKNFIAVYHSGIYADPNLMAWFVNEYPKYNSRKLDMGKSCIRFKKPDEIPFELIGQLASKMTVNQWIEMYQDKISQPSKRKA
- a CDS encoding aldo/keto reductase, yielding MKYRKLGKTNIEVSEISLGTWQVGGKWGEPFDWASADRILNEAVDGGVNFIDTADVYGNEVGESEKAVGKFVKSRSEKIYVASKCGRQLNPHNNEAYKPAALRKFVEDSLSRMGLETLDLIQLHCPPIEVYYRPEVFELFDRLKDEGKIQNLGISVEKVEEALKGIEFENVTTVQIIFNMFRQRPSELFFEQAKKKDIGVIVRVPLASGLLTGKFTKDSSFGEGDHRQFNRNGEHFDKGETFSGIDYNLGLKAVDELKAVFPQQENLAQVALKWILGFDAVSCIIPGASRVEQVTSNLGASGIPEISSEQNAAVNRIYTQYIKKSVHQIW
- a CDS encoding thiolase family protein, with product MKEVFILGSSRTVIGSYGGALSKVSAIEFGKKSVESTLKKSGVSPEDIDTIVFGNVISANLGQAPARQVSKAAGLPDAVCATTVNKVCASGMKAISILANEIKAGEVSIGIAGGMESMSNIPHYVPNARFGVGFGDKTLVDGLGKDGLTDVYNNCLMGLCGDKTAEKHEITREEQDDFSEQSYKRCAEAWENGIFNEEAISMEIPTRKGEPKFLTQDEAFSKANFEKMRTLRPAFSKDGTVTAATSSPMSDGASSMILTDAETLKTKGLKAQAKIVAYAEAEQDPMFFTTAPVLAAKKVLAKSGLTIADIDFFEVNEAFAVVPLAFMKVLEVNPEKVNIHGGALAVGHPLGNSGSRIVVTLLNVLKQKKAKYGMAAICNGGGGASAIIVENLDL